The following DNA comes from Verrucomicrobiia bacterium.
CCGCGCAACAATCCGAACCTGACTGATGTCATCCGGGTAAGTGCCGCCGAACTCGCCATCACCAGTGAGAAGGTGAAGCAGGCATTGCTATTGCAACTGGATGCCTCGGACAAGTGGAAACACCGGGTACGCCTGAACATCAGGCCGGAAATCCCGACGCAAGCGGGCGTATACCTCTATGTTCACACCGTTCAGGTGAATGAGAACATGCCAAAAAACTGGCTGTATGAGTTGCAGATCCCTGAATATGTGGAAAGGCGCAAACTTCTGCGTGCCCTGGCTCAGGTCTGCCTGTTGGAAATAGGCAACCGTAACAATGCCAGTTCTGTGTCAGTAAACATCCCCATGTGGTTCCAGGAGGGCTTGATCGAACTCGTCCTCGCCCGGGAAGGCGTGACCATTGTGGCCGAAGCCACTCCGATCCAGAGCCGCGTGAATCCACAGTTCTCCATGCTGGACTACGCACCACGGGATAAGGTGTGGAAAGATCCTTTAAGCCGGGTGCGTGAAAAACTCAAAACCACCCCCCCCATCTCTTTCTCCGATCTCAGCGTGCCGGTGGATGAACAGATCGCAAGTGTCGGCCTGGAACACTTTCAGAGCTGCTCCCATCTCTTCGTGCATGAATTGACTTCCTTGCCCGATGGCAGCGGCAAATTGCGCGATTTCCTCCAGCAGCTTGTGCATTTCTCACATCCGCAATTCGCCTTCCTCAACGCCTTTCACGACCACTTCAAATCCCCTCTGGATGTCGAGAAGTGGTGGTCGCTCGCTCAAGTTCATTTTCTCAGCCGCAATGATAACTCACGCTGGCCGGAAAAGAATGCCTTGGCCAAGCTTAACGAGATTCTCCAGCCGCAAGTGCAAATCCGCATCGGTGCCGATGCCCTGCCGGTCCATGAGACCTACACCGTCAAACGTCTGATCGAGGAAGTGGATTTCTCCCAGCAGCAACCCATCATACGCCAGATGATCGCCCAGTTGCAGCAGCTCGAATGGAGTCTCCCGCCGGATATGTTCAAACTGGTATATGACTACCATATCCTGCTGGCCAATTATCTGCACAAGCGGGAACAGCTCTCTTCCACCGCCAAAGACCCCAAGGTGGCTTCCTCCACAGCCAAACCCGTGGTCAAAGAAACGTTAAAGCAACTCAACTTTCTGGAAGTATTGAGAGAAGATTTCGGCAGCATCGGCATTTCCACACCAGTTTCAACGCCTTCCACGAATTCCGCCGACTCCCCAGCCCGGGTCAAGGATTTCCTAAAGTCCACCCCTTGACATAGGGTTCGCCATACATATAGTGCGGAACAATGTCGAATATGACCTCGGATGCTTCGAAGGGAGACCCGGACCCTTCGGCGGAACCTGCACAGCTTAAACAGTTTCGCCCGTCAGGACGCAGTGCTTGGGCGCACGTCTCGGATAAAGACTGGAACGACTGGCGCTGGCAGCTCAAGAACCGTGTCACCACCGTAGAACAGCTTCAAAAGCTCATCCCCAACCTCACGGCAGAGGAATATGCGGGTGCCAAACTGGCCAATACCAAGCTGGCCATGGCTATCACTCCGCACTTCTTCAGCCTGATCGATGTGGAGGATGTGAACTGCCCCATCCGCCGCCAAATCATCCCGCGCGAGGAAGAGACACAGACCGCGTCATGGGAGATGTCCGACCCTTGTGGTGAAGATTCGCATTCGCCCGTTTCCGGCCTAGTGCATCGTTACCCAGATCGCGTGCTTTTCCTCGTGACCGACCGCTGCGCGGCCTATTGCAGGTATTGCACCCGTGCGCGCTTGGTGAGCAATGCCACGGGCTATGACTTTCATGCGGAGTTTGACAAACAGCTCGATTACATCCGCAAGACCACGACCATCCGCGACGTGCTCTTGAGCGGTGGCGATCCCCTGCTCTTCAGCGATGAAAAGCTCGAGTATCTGCTGAGCCAGCTCCGCGCCATCCCGCATGTGGAGTTCATCCGCATAGGCACTCGCATCCCCATCTTCCTGCCGCAACGCATCACTGCGGAACTCTGCGCGATGCTGAAGCAGTATCACCCGCTCTTCATGAGCGTGCACTCGAATCATCCGCGCGAGCTGACCACAGAAGTGCGTGAGGCTTTGGGCCGCCTAGCCGATGCTGGCATCCCGCTCGGCAACCAATCCGTGCTGCTCAAGCACGTGAACGACACGCCGGAGATCATGAAAGCGCATGTGCAGAAGCTGCTCATGTGCCGCGTGCGTCCTTACTACATTTACCAGTGCGACCTCATCGCCGGTTCCGCGCATCTACGCACCAGCGTGCGTCGCGGTCTCGAGATCATGGAGCAATTGCGCGGTCACACGACCGGTTACGGCGTGCCACAATACGTAATCGACGCCCCCGGCGGCGGTGGCAAGGTGCCCATCAATCCAAGCTACGTGCTCAGCCACAATGCCGATCGCGTGGTCATCCGCAATTTCGAAGGCAAAGTGTTCGAATACCCCGAAGCCATCGACGGCACCCCGTTGCATCAAGCGCCGAAAGAGATCATCGAGCCGGAATTCGCCTAGCCTTCGGCTAAATGACAAATGACCAAGCCCTAATGACGAAGGAATGACTAATGCCGAATGCCCAATTAAGAATTGGTCATTCCTTCGTCATTCGGATTTCGTCATTGGTCATTTCTTCAAAGGCTTGCTTTCACAGCACGCACCAGAAATCCTCCGTGCATGTCCCTGAATCGCCGCACGTTCCTCCAGCAGACCGGATATGCCGGTTTGGGCCTTGGCCTGATTTCTCTTACTCCCGGCTGCCAAACAGCGAAACCGTCCGCCCCAGCAAGTGGTTCACTCCCTCGTAGCACACCCGAAGCTCAAGGCGTTTCCTCCACTGGCATCCAATCGTTCCTCGACGCCATAGCGAAGAGCAATCATGAACTGCACAGCTTCATGATGCTGCGGCACGGACACGTCATCGCTGAAGGCTGGTGGGCTCCTTACGGGCCGGAATACGTACATACGATGTATTCCATGAGTAAGAGCTTTACATCTACGGCAGTCGGATTCGCCGTTGCTGAAGGTCGCCTCACCGTGGAAGACAAGGTTATCTCCTTCTTCCCCAACGATCTCCCGGACAAGATCAGTGACAATCTCGCCGCCCTACGCGTGAAAGACCTGCTCACCATGTCCGTGGGCAATGAGAAAGAACCTACTGGCGTGACTGTCGCGAGTGAGAACTGGGTGAAGACATTTCTCGCGCAGCCCATCACGAACAAGCCGGGCACCGTGTTCCTCTACAACAGCGCAGCCACTTACATGTGCTCCGCCATTGTGCAGAAGCTGACGGGGCAGAAGATCGTAGACTATTTACAACCACGTCTCTTTGCACCCCTCGGCATCACCAAAGCCACTTGGGAAGAATGTCCTCGTGGCATCAACACTGGCGGCTGGGGCTTGAGCGTGCAGACGGAAACCCTCGCCAAATTCGGCCAGCTCTTTTTGCAGAAAGGCAAATGGAATGGTCGCCAGATCATTCCTGCCGCTTGGGTGGAGGAAGCGACCAGTCGTCACATCTTGCAGACACCTCCCGCCAAACCTGCACGTCCCAATGATAAGAACGATTGGTTGCAAGGTTACGGCTACCAGTTCTGGCGCAGCCAGAATGGCGCGTATCGCGGCGATGGTGCCTTTGGCCAATATACCATCGTCATGCCAGAACAGGATGCGGTGATTGTGATGACAGGTGAGAGTCCGAACATGCAGGGTGAGTTGGACCTGGTTTGGGAACACCTGCTGCCATCGATCAAAAAAATGGGCGAAGTGAAGGTGATGACGGATCATCTCAAAAAGGAACCCATACAAACGTTCACCAACCTACGTCAGACTCTTTCACAATTGAGGCTGCCTCATCCAAAAGGTGAAATCGGCATCGACCTGTCAAAACTGATCGGAAACGGTAAATTCATCCTGAAATCCAATAGTCTTGGCTTCCAAAATGCGTCATTCTCCATAATCCCACTCTCAGGACGACCTCTGATCGAATGGTATCAGCTTACTCTGACTGGTTCAGCCAATGATTTCAGTATTTTGACTGGACTAAGCAAAACAACTTTACCAGCCCCACGCATCATCCGCGGTGGCGCTCCCAAACCAGGCACGGAACACAGAGTATTAGTTGGCTGTGTCTGGAAAGACGATAAAACCCTCGAGTTTATCGTTCGTTACTACGAGACGCCACATCACGAGACCATCACCTGCAAATTCGACGGCAAAAAAATCTCCATCAGCTTCCTGAGCAGCATTAACAAGATACGCAATGCGAAAGACCCGCGACCGGTTCTGGAGGGCGAGTTAATCGCATAGCGTTCCATATCTGGCAGTTCTTTGGAATTGCTCCAAGAGTCCCAAACAGATTTGCTGTGAGACGTAAACAGGAGTTCAAGGGATAGACATGTTATTACGCCAGGTCGCCACTGATTATTCAAAGCACCCGCTGCTGCCCGGGGCCGTTGTCGTGTCCATCTCGGGCGACGTTCAGGCACGCCGTCTCAGCCAGTTCAGTGCGGATGATCTGGCGGATTACAACCAGCTTTCCGTCAAAGACATCGTCGTCAAACTTCAGCAATCGGGTGTGATCGGCGAGGAACAGGGCAACGATCTGCTCCAACTCGATGCGGATTATCGCCAATGGCACAAGTATGTGCGCGAGCACATCCCCGAGATATGCAAGATCACTGACTGCCATGAAGATTCTGTGAGGCGACTGGAACGTGCCCTCTTTAGCGCGAAGCTGCTTTCTGAATTTCTTGAGATCCTTACACCGCCACAAGTCTCTTTCGAGAAGACCTCCCAAGGCACGACTGATCTGCTGGCGAGCCTGAACGAATCCTTCCGAAAGATCGTCGGCGGCATTTGGTCTGTGATGATTGCGGAGGATGACCACTCCCTGCTCGCTGATGCGTCCGCTCAATTCTGGGTGGCTTGTCTCTACAGCAATGGGCCTCAGAAGATGGCTGGCGGCTTCATTGGACTTTTTCAACGCTCCAATCGCGAGCGCTTTCAGGCGCTAACGGGTAAAATCGCCGGTTCCGGTCCTTTGCGTGTGAAGGATGAGACGGGTGATTTCATGGCGCAATCGCAAGAGCGGCTGCAATCATTACGCGATGCCGTGAAAGAAACGGTGAAGGCGGGTCTGGACCAGCCGTTTCACGAGATCGCCCGAGTGATCACGAAACTGGAACTGCCACCGATCGTCATTCTTTTCTACGATTCCCTCATCCGCGAAATATGCGATGCCTTGGCCGGAATCGATGGAGATTTCTCAGCAAAAGAAAACCGTTTCGTGCAATACCTGCTGGAACAAACCTCTACCATCTGCCACGAGGCACAACGTCAAGCTGCCGAAGCCGCACAGACAGTTGGTCACGATCGCTTGGATGAAATCCTGAAGGAACTGGATGAACTGGTGGGTCTTGAAGCGGTAAAGCAAAAGGTGCGTGAAGTGGCGAACTTTGCACGCTTGCAGCAGATGCGCATTTCCCAAGGGATGCCCGCGATTCCTGCGACCTATCACACCGTCTACACCGGCAATCCCGGCACGGGCAAAACCACTATGGCGCGCCTGATGGGCCGCATCTTCCGCGTGCTGGGTGTGTTGAAGAAAGGTCACGTCGTGGAGTGCGATCGCGCAGCGCTCGTCGCGGAGTATGTCGGTCAGACCGCACCCCGCACGAATGCCATGGTGGACACCGCGTTGGATGGCATTCTGTTCATCGACGAAGCCTACACCCTCGCGAAAGAAGGTGAAGATTTCGGACGTGAGGCGATCGATACGCTGCTCAAGCGTATGGAGGACAATCGCGATCGCCTGATCGTGATAGTAGCCGGTTATCCCGAGAACATGCGGACGTTCATTGATTCCAATCCGGGCCTGAGTTCGCGCTTCGCGCGTTACATCGAATTCCCGGATTACTCTGTGGCCGAACTGTGTCGTATCTTTGCCAGCATCTGCCGGAAGAACGCGCTGCATCTCACGCCGGGCTTGCGCGAGAAACTGGTCCATCACTTTACCTACCTGAAGGAGCGTGCTGATGAACAGTTCGGCAATGCGCGTTTGGTGCGGAATTGTTTCGAAGCGGCCATCAACGCACAGGCGATGCGGCTGGCGGCTACTGGTGACTTCAGTCCGGCAGCACTGAGTCATCTGACTGAAGAGGATTTGAACTCACCCGCTCAAGCCCAGTTGCTGGCTTATCGCACGGCGCACAAGCATTACGAGGTGAAGTGTCCGAGTTGCGGAACGGTCTATACGTGGTCACCCGATCTGAAACTCCGGGACGCAGAGTGCATGACATGCGGAAAGCACTATAATTGCGAATTTGGGGCCATTATACAAAGCGTGAACATTTCGAGCCTGCCATGAGCCGATTAGGAGAAAACTGTAAAAATTTCTGATGGATAGCGGGCAATGGAAATGCCCAGGGCGTTTAGAGCGTTTTTAGAAAATATGTAGCGGTGAGGAGCGAGGATTTTTGGGTTCTGGCGAGGCTTTGGCGAAGGAGCAGGTTCCCAAGACCCTGTGACTGAGCCGAAACGAAGCCAGAACCCAAAAAGACCGCTTTCCTTTTTCTCGCCACCACATCGCTACATAATTTCTAAAACCGCTCCAAGTTCTCCTCATCTTTAAGTCGCAATGCCCGAATGCTCTTACGCCCCAGGAATACGAAAAACATCTCCCCATCCACTCTTACATTTGTCATGAGCAGATGGGGAGTAATTCGCTCTGCAACCTGCCAGGCCAGGACTCAGCCTTTGCTCTTGATCTGCAAGACCTCGATGATCTTGACCGCCAGATCGGGCGGAACTTGCAATGTCTGCTGCATGGCTTCCAAGGCTTTCATCTCATTACCCTGTACTCCGCCATCGCCCAGCATCAGATCCGCGGCAACGGCAAAGGCCGTGGGGCGCAATTCTGCGGGCAAAGCTTCCGCCGCCTGCGTCAACAGTTTGGGTGCGCCGTTCGTTTTGGCCAAATTCACCAGTTTGCGGACGGTGGAGCCAAGTTGCTCATTGCTCATCTGCTTGAGCGATTGCATCCGCTTGGAACGCACTCCGATCTCGCCGATTTCCTCTTCGGAAATGCTGCCGTCTGCGGCGATCGCGATAAGCATGACCGCCAAGAAGGCTTCTTGCTTGCTGAGGCCAGAATTTTGAGCGCTTTGCCCACCAAGTAATGAATCGAACAATCCCATGTTTTTTCCTTGTGATTGAGGTTGAGCGGGAAAATTAGCAATCTGCACAGGCATCTGACAACCTTCAAAATCCTCCCGGCTCAAAAATTTCCGTGCCCGAGAAATCAGAGCCGGAGGAATTTATAACGACATCGCGAGAGCAATAACTTTCACCCCTCGCTTTTCCGCCAGCGTGTGCTTATTGTAGCGTCCTGATATGAGTCTGACGGAGCAAATGACAAAACTGGCGCAGCAAGCCAAGACCGCCTCACGCGAGTTGGCCAAGCTGACCACGGCGGAGAAGAATCGCTGCCTGCTGGCGATGGCGGATGCCCTTGAACAGCAAGAAGAAGCGCTGAAAGAGGCGAACGCCAAAGACATGGTCGTAGGCCAGCAACTCGGCCTCTCAGGCGCGATGCTGGAACGCCTGAAGCTGGACGACAAACGCATCAAGTCCATGGCCCAAGGCTTGCGTGAAGTCGCCGCCCTGCCCGACCCCGTTGGCCGTTTGCTCGATGAACGCACTCGCCCGAACGGACTCAAGCTGAAGAAAGTCGCCACGCCCATCGGTGTCGTCGTGATCATTTATGAGTCCCGTCCGAACGTCACGGCGGATGCCGCAAGCCTGTGCTTCAAGACAGGTAACGCGACGATTCTCCGTGGAGGCAAGGAAGCATTGAACTCGAATCGCCTCATCAGCGATGTGATGGTGCAAGCAGCGCGCAAAACCATTTCGCATTTCCCTGAGCACGCCATCCAAGTGGTGCCTACGCCGGATCGTGAAGCGATTCCCGTCCTGCTCTCGCTCACGCAGTATGTGGACCTCTGCATGCCTCGCGGTGGTGAGGGCCTCATCCGCGCCGTGACGGAATGCTCCAAGGTGCCGGTGATCAAACACTACAAGGGCGTCTGCCATGTGTATGTAGATCGTGAAGCCGACTTGAACATGGCCGAGGAGATTTCCATCAACGCCAAAGTGCAGCGTCCCTCCGTCTGCAATGCAATGGAGACGTTGCTGGTGGATAAAGCAATCGCCGCCACGTTCCTGCCTGCGATGGCGAAGAAGCTTTGGGATAAGAATGTGGAATTGCGCGTAGACACCACGACGCGTAGTGCCTTGAACGGTTCTGCTTCAGCTCCGGCGGCTAAGCTCAAGGACGTCACTGAAGCAGATTATTACACCGAGTATAACGACTACGTACTGAACGTGCGCGTCGTAGATGGCGTGGCTGAAGCCATTAAGCATATCAATCATTACGGCTCCGCGCATTCAGACAGCATCGTGACGCGCAACGAAGCCACGGCCAACCGCTTCCTCGATGAAGTGGATTCTGCTGCCGTCTATTGGAACGCGTCCACGCGCTTCACGGATGGTGGGGA
Coding sequences within:
- a CDS encoding KamA family radical SAM protein codes for the protein MTSDASKGDPDPSAEPAQLKQFRPSGRSAWAHVSDKDWNDWRWQLKNRVTTVEQLQKLIPNLTAEEYAGAKLANTKLAMAITPHFFSLIDVEDVNCPIRRQIIPREEETQTASWEMSDPCGEDSHSPVSGLVHRYPDRVLFLVTDRCAAYCRYCTRARLVSNATGYDFHAEFDKQLDYIRKTTTIRDVLLSGGDPLLFSDEKLEYLLSQLRAIPHVEFIRIGTRIPIFLPQRITAELCAMLKQYHPLFMSVHSNHPRELTTEVREALGRLADAGIPLGNQSVLLKHVNDTPEIMKAHVQKLLMCRVRPYYIYQCDLIAGSAHLRTSVRRGLEIMEQLRGHTTGYGVPQYVIDAPGGGGKVPINPSYVLSHNADRVVIRNFEGKVFEYPEAIDGTPLHQAPKEIIEPEFA
- a CDS encoding serine hydrolase, whose product is MSLNRRTFLQQTGYAGLGLGLISLTPGCQTAKPSAPASGSLPRSTPEAQGVSSTGIQSFLDAIAKSNHELHSFMMLRHGHVIAEGWWAPYGPEYVHTMYSMSKSFTSTAVGFAVAEGRLTVEDKVISFFPNDLPDKISDNLAALRVKDLLTMSVGNEKEPTGVTVASENWVKTFLAQPITNKPGTVFLYNSAATYMCSAIVQKLTGQKIVDYLQPRLFAPLGITKATWEECPRGINTGGWGLSVQTETLAKFGQLFLQKGKWNGRQIIPAAWVEEATSRHILQTPPAKPARPNDKNDWLQGYGYQFWRSQNGAYRGDGAFGQYTIVMPEQDAVIVMTGESPNMQGELDLVWEHLLPSIKKMGEVKVMTDHLKKEPIQTFTNLRQTLSQLRLPHPKGEIGIDLSKLIGNGKFILKSNSLGFQNASFSIIPLSGRPLIEWYQLTLTGSANDFSILTGLSKTTLPAPRIIRGGAPKPGTEHRVLVGCVWKDDKTLEFIVRYYETPHHETITCKFDGKKISISFLSSINKIRNAKDPRPVLEGELIA
- a CDS encoding AAA family ATPase, whose protein sequence is MLLRQVATDYSKHPLLPGAVVVSISGDVQARRLSQFSADDLADYNQLSVKDIVVKLQQSGVIGEEQGNDLLQLDADYRQWHKYVREHIPEICKITDCHEDSVRRLERALFSAKLLSEFLEILTPPQVSFEKTSQGTTDLLASLNESFRKIVGGIWSVMIAEDDHSLLADASAQFWVACLYSNGPQKMAGGFIGLFQRSNRERFQALTGKIAGSGPLRVKDETGDFMAQSQERLQSLRDAVKETVKAGLDQPFHEIARVITKLELPPIVILFYDSLIREICDALAGIDGDFSAKENRFVQYLLEQTSTICHEAQRQAAEAAQTVGHDRLDEILKELDELVGLEAVKQKVREVANFARLQQMRISQGMPAIPATYHTVYTGNPGTGKTTMARLMGRIFRVLGVLKKGHVVECDRAALVAEYVGQTAPRTNAMVDTALDGILFIDEAYTLAKEGEDFGREAIDTLLKRMEDNRDRLIVIVAGYPENMRTFIDSNPGLSSRFARYIEFPDYSVAELCRIFASICRKNALHLTPGLREKLVHHFTYLKERADEQFGNARLVRNCFEAAINAQAMRLAATGDFSPAALSHLTEEDLNSPAQAQLLAYRTAHKHYEVKCPSCGTVYTWSPDLKLRDAECMTCGKHYNCEFGAIIQSVNISSLP
- a CDS encoding tellurite resistance TerB family protein, producing the protein MGLFDSLLGGQSAQNSGLSKQEAFLAVMLIAIAADGSISEEEIGEIGVRSKRMQSLKQMSNEQLGSTVRKLVNLAKTNGAPKLLTQAAEALPAELRPTAFAVAADLMLGDGGVQGNEMKALEAMQQTLQVPPDLAVKIIEVLQIKSKG
- a CDS encoding glutamate-5-semialdehyde dehydrogenase, with the translated sequence MSLTEQMTKLAQQAKTASRELAKLTTAEKNRCLLAMADALEQQEEALKEANAKDMVVGQQLGLSGAMLERLKLDDKRIKSMAQGLREVAALPDPVGRLLDERTRPNGLKLKKVATPIGVVVIIYESRPNVTADAASLCFKTGNATILRGGKEALNSNRLISDVMVQAARKTISHFPEHAIQVVPTPDREAIPVLLSLTQYVDLCMPRGGEGLIRAVTECSKVPVIKHYKGVCHVYVDREADLNMAEEISINAKVQRPSVCNAMETLLVDKAIAATFLPAMAKKLWDKNVELRVDTTTRSALNGSASAPAAKLKDVTEADYYTEYNDYVLNVRVVDGVAEAIKHINHYGSAHSDSIVTRNEATANRFLDEVDSAAVYWNASTRFTDGGEFGMGAEIGISTDKIGARGPMGLDELTTYKWIGIGNGQIRS